The Hyla sarda isolate aHylSar1 chromosome 2, aHylSar1.hap1, whole genome shotgun sequence genome includes the window ATCCTACCATGTGGGAACCTTATTTTCTCTAGGCTTACAGAATTTTCTTCTAACGGAAATTAAAGGTGATACCCCAGTTACTAGTGATATTAGCACCAATTAAAGGAGTTGTCATTTAAAATAGTGAGCAGGAAGTGCTTGGCAGCATAGACCAACAAAGTTAGCATGGCACTGGCAAGGGAACAGTGGCTGGTAAGTACATAagcttttctttttcattttataaaattaattctctggataacccatttaaattaAGTGGTGAGGAAACTTAatagagaaaaaatatatactttcaGTATTCTAAGCCTAATATGGTTGTATGTACAAAATAGTTAATGCTGATAAGCAGATATAAGGTGTAGCACCATTTAATAGCATTTTTGTGTCCACagaatttaaaaggaaaaaagaaagctgCCAAAAAAGAGTCCGTAAAATATGGCAAAACGAAGCAGTGTAAAGATGATAATGACAATGACAGACAGTCAATGgagaaaataaataatgcaaagcaAGAAGACATGAACAATGACTATACGAGAAGTAAAAAAGAAAGTCAACATTCAGAGTCGGaatatgaaaaaaaggaaaagaatatAGATCAGCAAAAAGTAGGTGACAAAAAAGAGCAAATTCAGGAAAACAACAATAAAAAGAAGTCAGAAAAGGATGAAGATTCGACCAAGATCAATGAGAACAATGAGCCGCCAATGGATAAAAATGAGACAAGTTACGATAATAGTGCTGATATGGTTAAAGAAGATGAATCTCACCGTTCAGAAGATGAATCTCACCGTTCAGAAGATGAATCTCACCGTTCAGAAGATGAATCTCACCGTTCAGAAGATGAATCTCACCGTTCAGAAGTTGAATCTCACCGTTCAGAAGATGAATCTCACCGTTCAGAAGAGTCTGAAAGTGAACATGAGGCAGATGATGATAAGAAACCAAATAATGCAGAGTAGTATCCAGATGTGGAATAGATTGTAATTTATCAGTGATGGTAATCTCTACTGAATCCAATAATATTGTCAAATCTCTACTTCATACATGATGGCATGGTCATTTAATCTAAAACACAAGCTATCTTATTTATACTGTCGCTGGGCTCCACTAAGAGAGGACTCCTTTACTTAACCCATttaaagaatgtttttttttttttttactctgctcaactcctgtaaaatactgCACACCTAACAGACCCCATTTAAGCAAATGAGATTTGTCAGGCTTTTTTTTTGGCATCAAACAGACCCTAAAGGTGATGGAGCCCAGCTTtggtgtaaatgagccctaatatgTGAGATATATCTTCAGTAACAGTAAAAGTGCTGCAGACAAGAAACAGAAATTAAGAAAAATGGTTAAGGTATGAGACACAAAGTATAATAAAAAGTTGCATAATTGTTATTCATAAACTGAATAAGCTTTAGTTACATAAAATATGAAAACCCATTTTTGAATATACTGCCAACAAGATGGCTTATGTAGTGCTGCACCCCCAACATGGCGGAATTTCGAGTGGAATCAAGCAgaaaaattctgctcggaaatactGTTACAGCagactattgttttcaatgggattatcctgcatcttgcacgtggcagaatttctgcagtggacACATCTACAGCGATAACTCAAATTCTGTACTGCAGAATttacttggaaatgcattgcagtctatagaGATGGTCCATTTCCGAACAGTACTAGCTGTCTGCAGAAATGTTCAgccatgtgaacaaggccttacaatttttttttttaaccagtagTGGGGAGTGCTGCTTTACAGGAAAAAACTCAGAAGGGGATGTAGAACTAGTGGGGATTCCATAAGATAGACACCCATGATCATCAAGTAAAAGCATATCGTAGTGATATACCATATCTTTATGATATGTAAACACCCCTTTAGTAAATCAGTTTTGGTACCATGCAGCAGTGATCTTGGATAGTTGTGGTATAAAATGACTAATCTATTTTTACAAATGACTGCCCAGATGACATGTTCACAGGAGTCACATTGATATAATCTATTGTCTACACAATATTGTCTACACTTCTATGTTTGTCTCATTCTGCTCATTCATCTAATTATCATAGTATAGAAAAATAATGCACATTTCTGAACTGCCTGCATGGAACTAATGTCAGCTATTACTATGAGTTTCAGTTGAGCTATTTATGCCAGCAGTGAATGAAAGTTCCAAAGGTCGATTTCACCTCTATTTACTTTAATCTGTATGTGTCAACCTATGTTTAATGGCATAAAAATAGACTGGAGACAGTCTGTTATGGAACCACTTTGAACCATTTTATTGTTCCAGAGAATTTTACTCATCCACCTGCTGTACCTAGTAAATTTACTTCTTGACAAAGATAAACTTTGTTTGGCAAACAATGTATTGGCTGAAATAATTGCATTAAAGAGGCatggtcattatgaaaaactttttatattttgtagtactactgataagaagactttttaaaatatacattttaaaaaataatttcaattttactaaaaaatctaatATGGAAATAGCCGCTACTAGGGGTCATCTgtttttatgcagacagactacactgtattttgcagcatactggataccggccataaagtgtgttggtattgttacgcctagcgctccgggtccccgctcctccccggagcgctcacggcgtctttctccctgcagcgccccggtcagtcccgctgaccgggagcgctgcactgtcatggccgttggggatgcgattcgcacagcgggacgcgcccgctcgcgaatcgcatcccaggtcacttacccgtcccggtcccctgctgtcatgtgctggcgcgcgcggctccgctctctagggcgcgcg containing:
- the CFAP97D2 gene encoding uncharacterized protein CFAP97D2 isoform X2 — its product is MMSSNGGSCGFATSEGPQFENHWHKVQSAKPMVDTNSPQTYVHLNLKLKKLKLEEERLSVIERDNHLLLEKMSAIMRTKGRVDNKNNYEAKSLNKEKREQELLKVFKENQTIGDRLTRCEPQYRVEKWHEDWAKAEKYMDSIARYPRGWYAMQHPEKVVPFKKQVIYKCPCKNLKGKKKAAKKESVKYGKTKQCKDDNDNDRQSMEKINNAKQEDMNNDYTRSKKESQHSESEYEKKEKNIDQQKVGDKKEQIQENNNKKKSEKDEDSTKINENNEPPMDKNETSYDNSADMVKEDESHRSEDESHRSEDESHRSEDESHRSEDESHRSEVESHRSEDESHRSEESESEHEADDDKKPNNAE
- the CFAP97D2 gene encoding uncharacterized protein CFAP97D2 isoform X1; this translates as MHRAYQPTLPCGNKYLQQKWDKTYYDEHKRKVQSAKPMVDTNSPQTYVHLNLKLKKLKLEEERLSVIERDNHLLLEKMSAIMRTKGRVDNKNNYEAKSLNKEKREQELLKVFKENQTIGDRLTRCEPQYRVEKWHEDWAKAEKYMDSIARYPRGWYAMQHPEKVVPFKKQVIYKCPCKNLKGKKKAAKKESVKYGKTKQCKDDNDNDRQSMEKINNAKQEDMNNDYTRSKKESQHSESEYEKKEKNIDQQKVGDKKEQIQENNNKKKSEKDEDSTKINENNEPPMDKNETSYDNSADMVKEDESHRSEDESHRSEDESHRSEDESHRSEDESHRSEVESHRSEDESHRSEESESEHEADDDKKPNNAE
- the CFAP97D2 gene encoding uncharacterized protein CFAP97D2 isoform X3, with the protein product MHRAYQPTLPCGNKYLQQKWDKTYYDEHKRKVQSAKPMVDTNSPQTYVHLNLKLKKLKLEEERLSVIERDNHLLLEKMSAIMRTKGRVDNKNNYEAKSLNKEKREQELLKVFKENQTIGDRLTRCEPQYRVEKWHEDWAKAEKYMDSIARYPRGWYAMQHPEKNLKGKKKAAKKESVKYGKTKQCKDDNDNDRQSMEKINNAKQEDMNNDYTRSKKESQHSESEYEKKEKNIDQQKVGDKKEQIQENNNKKKSEKDEDSTKINENNEPPMDKNETSYDNSADMVKEDESHRSEDESHRSEDESHRSEDESHRSEDESHRSEVESHRSEDESHRSEESESEHEADDDKKPNNAE